TTTGACTCTGACTGATTTTATTTCGTTCGATGTAGTATTGCTTGAGAATTTGCCCGGAAAACTTTGCGATTTAATTAAAGGCTGGCCATATGGAGCGAGTTTAAATGCTTTCCCGACAGTTCACAGAGTTCCCAGTCAAGGTTATTGCTTTACGTTGAGCAGGCTCGGCAAATTTTTACCTGATAAAGCTCAAGAGTTAAATATCCCCGTTAATCAATGGAATATTTTACAACACGGCGAAAATATTTTATTAAATGAAAGAGTTATAACGCCTTCAGAAGTAATGCAAGCTCCCAGAAAAGGACTAAAATTTGTATTCACCGGCGATACTTGTGAGTGCGAAGAGATAATAAAAGCGTCAAAAGGTGCAGACCTGTTAATTTGTGAGGCAACATACGGCGAAGATTTTCAGGCAGAACAGGCGCGCGAATATGGACACATGAATTTTTCACAGGCCGCAGGGATTGCTAAGAGTGCAGGCGTTAAAAGATTATGGCTGAGTCATTACTCTCAAGTTATAGGCAGCCCGTTAAGATATTTACCGAATGCACAAAAAATTTTTCCTGAAACAATTTGCGGCCATGACGGAATGAGAATAAAACTTGAATTTGAAGATTAAATTAAATTATTCTTCGTGCTTGGCCTCTTCTG
This DNA window, taken from Synergistaceae bacterium, encodes the following:
- a CDS encoding ribonuclease Z, which encodes MIDITLLGTSALLPLPERALTSVALFCEGHSILFDCGEGTQTAARKCGVSLMKTDLIALTHYHGDHILGIPGLLQTMSCMGRTEKIYITGPEGLAKFMSPILTLTDFISFDVVLLENLPGKLCDLIKGWPYGASLNAFPTVHRVPSQGYCFTLSRLGKFLPDKAQELNIPVNQWNILQHGENILLNERVITPSEVMQAPRKGLKFVFTGDTCECEEIIKASKGADLLICEATYGEDFQAEQAREYGHMNFSQAAGIAKSAGVKRLWLSHYSQVIGSPLRYLPNAQKIFPETICGHDGMRIKLEFED